From Williamwhitmania taraxaci:
AATCTTAAAAAATAGTCAGACATGTCAGATAAATTTATTGCTGTCATAAAATATGTTCTGCTGGGATTATCTGCAATTGTGCCTGTCCTTTTTCTTTTGGATATCGTCGACCTAGAGGTGTTTTTAGGTTTAGGTTATGTCTTATTTGGATTGGCTGTTGCTCTTATGGTAATATTTCCAATAGTTAACATTATTGTAAACCCAACCAATGCCAAGAAATCGCTCATGGGTTTTCTCGGTCTGGTTGCCTTCTTCGTCGTGGCATATTTTATGTCGTCGACAGAGGCGTTACCCTTCTCGATCCCAAACCCTGACAATGTTCCAGGTGTTCTGAGATTTGTTGATACCAGCGTTATTTCTCTATACCTCCTCTCCATTATGGCTGTGGGAAGTATTGTTTACACTGAGGTTAGGGATCTTTTCCGCTAATTCTCAACGAGGGGGTTGTTGCCCCATCGTTTAACCTGATTAACTTATCTACAAATATGGCAAGAAAAGTTCAGGAGATTAATGCTGGTTCAATGGCTGACATCGCGTTCTTGTTGCTCATCTTCTTCTTGATGGCAACTACTATGAACGTGGATTCTGGCCTATCGCGCATGTTACCACCAATGCCTACCGATGTACAGGTGAAAGGTCCTGACGTTAAGCAAAGAAACGTATTTATCGTTTTGGTAAACAAGTTCGATATGTTGCTGGTAAATGGACAGCCTATGGACGTTCATATGCTCCGTGATAAAACAAAAGAGTTCGTTCTCAACCCCAACGACGATCCAAATCTTTCTGAAAAGAAGATGGATAATATTGAAGGGCTTGGAGAGTGGCCTGTATCCAAGGGCGTGGTTTCGCTTCAAAACGATAGGGGAACCAGCTACAAGATGTACATGACTGTGCAAAATGAACTGGTAGCAGCCTACAACGAACTTCGCGACAATTTGGCTTCGGAAAAATTTGGTAAGAAGTATGACAAACTTACTGCAGAGGAGCAAACCATCGTGAAGGATGTATTCCCTCAGCGTATATCTGAGGCTGAACCTAAAGACGTAAAATAGCTATGGCAAAGTTTAGAAAAGAAGGTTCAAAAGAAACCCCAGCGGTATCTACCGCTTCTCTTCCTGACATTGTGTTCATGTTGCTATTCTTCTTCATGGTAAGTACCTCCATGCGTGAAGTGTCGCTTATGGTAAGTTTAAAGTTACCTGATGCAACTGAAGTAACAAAGTTAGAAAAGAAGTCGCTGGTAAGCTATGTATACATTGGCCCCCCTACAAAGCAGTTTGTTGGGCTTTATGGAACAGAGCCTCGGATTCAGTTAAATGATGTATTTAAGAGCATGACCGACATTCGAGATTTTGTGGCCTCTGAGCGCGACAAACTCAATGAAAACGATCAGGCATTCTTAACTGTGTCTATGAAAATTGATTCTGACACCAGAATGGGAATTGTTACCGATCTAAAGCAGGAGTTGCGTAAAGCATCTGCACTTAAGGTTAGTTATGCTTCTCATAAAACGGATAAAATGCAGTAGTCATTTACACTATAATATTAAAGAGGTGCTCGCAAGGCACCTCTTTTTTTTATTCTGGAGTAAGGCTTACTATCATTAAAGGTTGAGTAATTCGCAATTGGATTATCGAAATCCTGTGCGTAACATATCTCGGTTTATGTTTCTATCTTTGAAAAAAAAACAAATACAATGAGAAGGGTATTATTATTTGCAATTGGTCTGCTTCTTTGCAGTTTTACGTGGGCTCAAAAGGAGACCCCACCAAAATATATCTTCTTTTTTATTGGAGATGGGATGGGTATTTCTCAGGTTAATAGTGCCGAAGTTTACCTTCAAACTACTACAAAGAGTAACGCAAGGTTAAGTTTTACCACGTTTCCTGAAGTTGGATTTGCCACTACATTCGCTGCAAATCGTTATATTACTTGTTCTGCTGCTGCTGGTACCGCACTAGCAACTGGGAGCAAAACCAATATTAATTATATTGGCATAAATCCGCAGAAAGATACTTTAATTTCGTTTGCTTCAGAACTCAAAAACAGGGGTTTTGCCGTTGGAATAATTACAAGTGTTAGCGTTGACCATGCAACGCCCGCTTGCTTTTATGCCCATGTTGACGATCGCAATAAATATTATGAAATTGGAACCCATCTTACAAAGTCGGGATTCGACTTCTTTGCCGGTTCAACCTTACTCCGCCCAAGTGGTCCAAAAGGTGATTTATATGCCATGGCTAAAAAATCGGGATATAAAATATTTTTAGGACCCAATAAAATTGACTCTATTCGTGTTTCCAAAGGGCCTGCTGTTTGGCTAGCCACTGCCGACTCGTCAATGAGTTCGCTTACCTCCGAAATTGATAGGGGCGTTGACGATATTACCCTTCCTCAGTTTACTAAAGCCGCGATAGCCAAACTTGAGAAGCAGGGTAGTTTCTTTTTGATGGCTGAGGGAGGTAAGATAGACTGGTCGTGCCACTCCAACGACGCCGCCGGTGCTATTCATGAAGTGCTTGATTTCTCCAGTGCCATTGAAGTTGCTCTTGAATTCTACAAAAAACATCCTGATCAAACACTAATCGTTGTAACCGCCGACCACGAAACTGGTGGTTTTTCATTGGGAAATAATGCCAATCATTATGATTCCTACATTCATCGGTTATCAGGGCAAAAAATGTCGTATGATTTGCTGGTAAACATTATGGAGAAAGAGGTTTTCTCCCAACCCGATGCTGCTTCTGGTTTCGAAAAAGCATTAGAGATATTAAAGGTTCAAACTGCACTTGGTGATTCCACAAAAGGTTTGAAACTAGTAAATGCAGATATTGAAAACCTTCGAAATGCCTATAATGAGACACTAAAAGGCCGGACGAATCCAAAACCAATGTATTCTAAGTCGTCCAAATTTATTGCAACGGCCATAGGGTTGTTAAATAAAAAGGCAGGTATTGGTTGGACTAGCGGATCACACACAGGACTGCCGGTTCCTGTTTTTGCGATAGGTTGTGGGGCAAATCGCTTTAGTTCTTTTATGGACAATACTGATATCCCCAAAAACATACTACAGCTTACTATTCCGAAACGATAAAATAGAAGGAGGTCCACACGCGACCTCCTTCTTTTTTATTATACCGTTTAAGATTTAATTGTAAATCTCCTGTTTTTTTCGTTTATCGACCATGTGGTTATGTTTTACTATTGATCCTTGCACCGTTTCTCTGTTTTTTTCAGAATAGGAAGAGGCCGGTACTATGGTCGATACAATTCTATTTTGGATGAGGATTGACCATACTTTGTGAGAGATGACTGCCGATAAGTCATTATTTTTCGCACTATAATTGCTTATATACCTTGTACATTAGTATCCGACAATTTATTTTGTGTAAGTGGTGATGGTTTGTATTTGCAAAATGGTGTATCTTTAAATACTCAAAAGGAATGACTCACTTTTGCGAACAGATGTTGGCATTGATTATGATAAAGAACTTTGATTCGAAGTTTTTTATTGAGTTGGATCTACTTTAACTTACGGCATCCGTGATGAGCAGAGAAAGTAATCGAGTAACAAAAGTCATTTGAAAATAACGAAGACCCTAAATTTTAAAACCTAAAACGATTCAAGATGAGGACAAGACTGCTGTTTTTTACACTAATTGGCTGTTTGATTTTACCTAGCGTAATGGCCCAGTCTGTTGCGAAGGATGATAAGAAAATGCAAAATGCGAAGTATCGTAGGAGTTCTATTTACACGTTAATGCTCGATGATGCAGGTTTGGTAAAGGCCGATACTATAAAGCGAAGTTTTGAAAGTGCCCCAATTCCCAACAAATTCGATGACCATACACTGGCTATACGTTCATTTAGACCAGCTGATTATCCACTAACAGAGGCAGAAAAGCAGACGAAGAAGGATAATGGTGTTCAATCATATGGAAAGGGTCTTCTATCAAATACAACTGGTGGCCTTGTTGATACTACAAACACAAAGGACTTGCCTCAGATTATTCAAAAGTTTTTTCGCACAAACCAAATACCGCAGCAGTTGATTGCCAAATGGTTCAATCGTGACGAAAATGGCAATTTGAACATGAATCGCATTGCTGAACGAGGACAGTATGATGCTACCGAAATGCAAGCAAGTATAGCTAAGTCTTCCGCTCGTGGATCAGCGTTACTATCGGATGCAGGAGAGGAGTTAATTGGGAATACCTTTGTAGTTATTACTCGTTTCAAATATGTTAGTAAGGAAGAGATAATGGGCGCTGCTAAACGTGGGTTATCGCTGCTTAATAAATATGGTGGACAATATGGGCAACTCGCTGCCCAAGTTGGCAGCGTTGCTGCCGATGTGGCCTCAAAAGGATATGTAATTCAAGCGAACTCCTATCTTTATAAGTTGACATGGAATGACTCCATCTCCTCTATTTTCTACCAAAACTATTGGATGGATGCGAATAGCAATTCACCCGAACGAAAAGCCGCTTTTGACACTACAAGCCTCTTTAGTCTTGAATTAGTTGGTGTTGATAAAGCTTGGGCCGATGTTCAGTCTTCCATTTTTTCTAAAAAAAGCGAAGAGGAATTGGTTCGTATTGCCACCGTTAAGTCCATTGATGCCGTGATTGCAAAACTTCAGAAAGAACATGACGTCTTCAAAACCAAGACGCCACTATTTGATGTGACTCCTCTTTCTGCCAAAATAGGACTTAAGGAGGGAATTGAAAAGGGCGATAAATACGAAGTTTTGGAACAGACTATGAACGACCTTGGAAAGACAAAATATGTAAGAAAAGGGGTTATAAAGGTTGATGAGCAAATTTGGGATAATCGTTATATGGCAGGAGAAGAACTACCTACCGATTCTACCAGCAATGTGGTTTCCATCCCGAAGGTTGATCGTACATTATTTAAAGGCGGTAGCAACTACTACCCAGGAATGCTAATACGGCAGATTAAATAACGAAGGTAATGATCATTTTTGAGTTTGCTCTGGGATTCTATAGATCTAGATTTCGATTAATGAAGTGCTGAAAATTTCAGCCGACTACAATCGGACAAACTCAACTATGTATTTCTTAATTCACAATATTTCTTTTTTTGAACTTTAAAAAATTTAGATGATGAGAAAGTTTCTTATTTCAGGCAGTTTAATTTGTGCCATGGTTATTTCTCTTTTCAATACCACATCGGCACAAGCTCGGAAGAAAGCCAATAAGGATACCGAAAATTTCAGGTATGAGATTGAGGCTGTAAATACCGGAACGCAAGGAACCTACCTAATAAAGGTGTGGTCCTACTCAAAGAAGCCCAACATAGCCATCGAGCAGGCTAAGAAAAACGCTATTCATGGGGTTATTTTCAAAGGATTTGTTGGGAAGCAAGGAGTTCCTGGTCAGAAGGCGTTAGCCTCCAGCCCCGAGGTTGCCGATGAAAAATCCGATTTCTTTGATCCTTTTTTTAGCAATGGCGGTGACTATTTAAAGTACGTCAACGTGGCTGGTGATGGTACCATTGCTGCCGAGGATAGAATGAAGGTAGGTAAAGAGTATAAGATGGGCGTTATCGTTTCCGTTGATGTTGCCTCACTCAGAAAAGCCATGGAGAAGGCGGGTATCATTAAGAGCCTTGACTCTGGATTTTAGATCATTTTTTTTCGTTAACTTCCTTTATTTCATCTAGGAAAACTCATTCTTGAGGACAATTTCTTATTTTTGAATTATTAAGGAAAACAAGTTTTCGGAGATTAATTCAGACTTTTACTACAATTTAAATCATGCTTGCTTTCGTTCTTACTATCAATGAGAGCAGCATTCAAAGGTGTTTTATTCAAAAAAATATAATTATGGGCAAGAAAATTGGAACGTTTGCACTTCTTCTAATAATCGTGTTAGGCTTCGCACTTTCCGGCTTTTCGCAAGCAAAAAAACCAACCATTATGGTTGTTCCTAGTGATGTATGGTGCAACAAGAACGGCTACATGCTGGAATTCGATAACCAAGGAGCCAAGGTTAAGGTTGCAGACTACAAGGCAGCACTGCAGGACAACGCTGACCTGTTGTTGGTTATAAGCAAGATTAACGAGCTTATGGCGTCACGCGGATTCCCTCTTAAGAACTTAGAATCTGCACTCAAGTCGTTGGAAAACGAGAGTGCCGAATCTGCTATGCTCTCCAGTAAAACTGGAGCTGGAGTTGTGGAAAGTCCTATCGATAAGTTAAAAAAGGTTGCAAAGGCTGATATTTGGCTGCAAGTAACATGGGTTGCAAACCAAACCGGACCTAAAAAATCGGTTACATTTAACTTGCAAGGGCTAGATGCTTACAGCGACAAGCAGGTTGCAGGTGCTTCTGGTACCGGACAACCTTCCTTCTCGGCCGAGTTACCTGTATTGCTCGAGGAGGCTGTTTTATCGCATATCGACAACTTTAACGTTCAACTTCAGTCCCACTTCGACGATATGTTTGCTAACGGTCGTGAGGTAAAGATGCTGGTGAAATTGTTTGACAGCTCTGCGGATGACCTCGAAACGGAATATACCGTAAATGGAGAGACACTTGAACTCGTTGATGCAATTGACAAATGGCTTGACGATAACTGCAAAGGTGGGCGTTATAGCCGTAGCGATGCAACTGCTACCATGGCTCGCTACGAGCAGGTTCGGATCCCTATGACTAAGGTTGATGCCAATGGTAAGGAGAGAGCAATTGATACCCGTAATTTTGTTTCTGATTTGCGGAAGTATCTTTCCGGAGCTCCGTTTAACCTTACCAGCAAGGTATACCAGCGCGGATTAGGAGAGGCTTGGTTGATTATTGGTGAGAAATAGTAATTGATTTTGAGTAACTAAAAGAGATACTATGAAGAAGTTAGTTATTGCGGCTGCCTTATTGCTTGTTAGTTCAACATTTTCGTTTGCCCAAAATTCTTTGGGTAAATCCGATGATGCAGAGCGACTCGCTATTGCAGCGGTTGTTCCCGATGGCGCTGGTGATATCCCAGAGGGTGCCAAGAGCATGTTGATGAACAAAATGCGCCAGATTGCCACTCAGAACGGCCTTGGGGCATCTGAGTTTGGAACCCGGTTTGCTTTAGTTCCAGCTGTAAGTGTGCTTACGAAGGACATTACCCCTACAGCTCCACCGCAACAGGTGGTTACCCTAGAAATTATCTTCTATGTTGTTGATGCTGTTGGGCAGACCATCTTTAGCCAAACTTCGGTGCAATTCAAAGGTGTTGGACAAACCGAGGATAAGGCCTACATTATGGCTATTAAGAATATCAGTCCTAAAATGGGTCAATTTAAAGGCCTCATTGAAAAGGGGAAGGAAAAGATCATTGAGTATTACAACTCTCAGTGCGATGTAATTCTTAAGGGTGCTCAAGCACTTGCTGCACAACGTAAGTATGAGGAGGCAATTTTTAACCTTATTGCCGTTCCCGATGTTTGCCGCGAATGCTACGATAAGAGCATGAACCTTTCGGCTGAGATATACAAGCAGTATGAGGATTACACTTGCGGCAAGAATCTTGCAGCAGCAAAAGCGGCTTGGGCAAATCTTGATAGCGATAAGGCGGCAGAAAGTCTAGGCCTCATTGATCCAGAAGCAAAGTGCTATGCCGATGCTCAGCAACTTGCCGATCAAATCCAGAAAAAACTTCTTGAGGATGGCAAGGTTTGGGATTTCAAGGTAAAGAAATACGACGATGCCACAAGCATGGAAAAACAAAAACTGGAAAATATCCACGACATTGGGGTTGCTGCTGCCAGTAACTATTACGCAAAGTGGGATTGGCTTTACAAGTAAAACTCTATCGTTTAATAATTAGTTAACCACAAAGTCGATTTCTTTTGTATTTTTACTTAACCAAATTAATATTTGTGCTATGAAAAACAGTTTAGTTAGAAATCTAGGATTAGCTTTTATAGCTGTTTCGCTTGTCTCTTTCTCTTCTTGTAAGTCTCATAAGGACGTTATTAAACCAACTGACGAGATGAAGGAAGTAGTTACCCCATGCGGTGACGAAGAATTCCACAGCGATGCTAAATTCTTCCGCGGATCGGGTATTGGTAATAGCCAAGATCAAGCAACTGCTAAGAGTAAAGCGAACTTAGACGCTGCAAGGAATCTTGCTGCTTCTATCAATAGAACTTTGAAATCGGTTACCGATCGTTACACCAATGAGCGTCAAATTGGTGAGAACAGCGAGTTCGAGCAAAAGTTTGAGGACATGACCAGAGACGTTGTGAATCAAGAGATGAACAATGTATCTACTGTTTGTGCTAAGACCTACCAAGATCCTAAGGACAAGAAGTATAAGGTTTACATGGCTCTTGAGGTTGCGAAGGACGAACTTCTTAATAACATTAAGGACAAAATCTCTAAGGATCAAAAACTTCAACTTGACTATGACAAGCAGAAGTTTGAAAACATCTTCAACGAAGAAATGGAAAAACTTTCCAATGAAAGAAAGTAATTCGATAGCATAGTTAAGAACTCAGCTACCCTTTATGGGTTGGCTGAGTTTTTTTTTAATTCTTCAAAACATCGCTGGTTTTCTTCTCGGAATGCATTGAAAATATAATACCGCATGGGAGTTAGTAATCTTCCCTTTTCTGCATGGAGGAGCAGAGAATAGAACTAGTAAAGCATAAGTAGGTTCGTCCAAGGTTCTTCAACGTGGATTATACTTACAGCATATAATGATCAACGATCTTAAAACTATTTACCGATGAAGAAGATTATATGTGCAGCATTGCTCATCCTTTCTGGATTTGGTGCATTTGCTCAACCAAAAGTGGTAGATAAAAGCGGGCGAAAACCAGATTGGGTAAATGGATTGGAGAAGGAATTTATTATTGTTGTTGGTTCCGGTTCCACCATTGATATGGCTCAGAACAGCGCTTTGATGCTCATTAAGCAAAACATTGTTCTCTCTGTGGCCGATAATGTGAAGGCAAAAAGTGAATTAAAAAAGGAGGAGAGTAGCTATAACAACTCCGTGTCCACCTTTCTCGAAAAATATACCTCTCAGGTTAGTAGCGAATCGGGAAAAGTCTCTTACCTACAGGGTGTTTCTCTGTCCAATGCCAGCGAATACTACTGGGAAAAGCAATACGACAAAAGCAATAAGCAGACCAAATACTACTACCATATTAAGTACCCTTTCTCTGAATTTGAGATGAAGAAGTTGGTGAGCGACTTCAGGATGCGCGACCGCGAAATGACGGAGAACCTCGATAGGTTGGAGGCTGAGGCTGAAATCGTAACTTCAATTGAAGAGATGGAGAAGAATCTTTCTGAGTTAAAAACCCTCCAAGAGGCGTTTATTGATGCTCGGAAAGATAAAGTAAACATGGTAATGGCTCGTTATCAAAGTATTTTACAGTCTGTAGAACTTGTAGAGGTTGATAATAGTATTGGCAGCCTTAAGTTTACGTTGAGGCTCGGCAATCGCACCATCTCAACAGTTAAGAAACCTCTGGTAAAGTCGGACTGCGCTCGTATTAACGGAACAAAAAATAACGTTTCCGACTGGGAGATCAGTTACGATTACGATAACTGTTACGAAGATCCGGAGAACAATATCCTGGTCTCCTATCGGTTTGGGAATGCCAATGTAAGCAAGAAATTCTTCTTCGACGTTGCCGCCAAGAAGGCTAAGATGTATGTGAGCGAAGCAGTTCGGTTTACTAAAGTCGACGAGGATGCTGATAATATTCTATCGTCCAGCTGCAGCCTTACCCTTATATTCAAGTATGATGCACCCATTATTATCGAGAAGGTAACTCTCGAACTACAAGGTGTTGCCCCAATGATTTTCGAGGGAATTAATCAATCGTTTAGCGGCAAGGGAAACCATGATCTAAAGTTAAATATCGCAACTCCTCTGCCCAAAATGGTGACTACCGCTACCGGAAAGTCGAATCCGGTGCTTTCGGGAACCATTCAGTATAAGAACCAAACATCGGGTGAGAGTTTAACATACCGACTCTATAACCAAAAATATTCCACTAATTGGTAATAATAAAGGGGGCGTAAGCCCCCTTTATTGTATCGTAAAATCACCGTATGCGTAAACTCCATTCGGTCTTTTGTATCAATCTTCTTCGGGTATTACAATAAGTTCTACCGGTACTGTTGTATTCTCGGCAAAATCGTGACCAGCATCGCGCATATCCATGTCTTCCTCTGTGTAGGTCCATTTTACTCGAACTACATTCCCTTTTTGCTTGAGTAGTTCAAGTTTTTTGAATATGTGGAAGAACATTTTTGATGAAGGAGTATTGTAGTAACTCATCTTGAAGTAAACCACTGTTTCCTGGTTGGGATTAGCGATGTATTCATCCAACCACTCAAATAGCGGACTGAAAAACTCCTTAGCATCCTCGGGTATTGAGTTTCCGGAGAATTCGAACCTTCCTGTCGCTTTGTCGAGAGTGATATCCGGGTATTGAGAAGTCCCTTTTAAGAAAATGCTGTTCATAGTCGTAAGATTTGCCTTATAAAGGTATGAAAAAAAACGGAATGTAGTGCAACTCTTTATGGAAGGTGGGCATAGTTTTATAATTTGTATCGAAATCAGTGGTAATGGATTGTTTGGAAACTTAGATAAAACGGTCGAAGTTGTGCCACCCATTTCGGTTCAAGTTGTGCCAGGCGTTTCGGTCGAAGTTGTGCCACTTTTTTAGGTGCATTTAGGCTATTGTTTCGGTCGAAGTTGCGCCACCCGTTTCGACGCAAATTGCGCCATTGAGCCATTGAAAGGAATGATTTCTATCTTATCGCTGAAACTTAAATCAGGGATATGGCCGCAAAGAAGATAGATATCATGGATGTACGACAATTAATTCAGTTAAAAATCAAAGGAGAAAGCAACCGCAGCTGTTCTTCAAGTTTAGCCATACACCGCAATACGGTAAATTACTATGTCCGACAGCTGAAAGCAAC
This genomic window contains:
- a CDS encoding ExbD/TolR family protein, whose product is MARKVQEINAGSMADIAFLLLIFFLMATTMNVDSGLSRMLPPMPTDVQVKGPDVKQRNVFIVLVNKFDMLLVNGQPMDVHMLRDKTKEFVLNPNDDPNLSEKKMDNIEGLGEWPVSKGVVSLQNDRGTSYKMYMTVQNELVAAYNELRDNLASEKFGKKYDKLTAEEQTIVKDVFPQRISEAEPKDVK
- a CDS encoding ExbD/TolR family protein produces the protein MAKFRKEGSKETPAVSTASLPDIVFMLLFFFMVSTSMREVSLMVSLKLPDATEVTKLEKKSLVSYVYIGPPTKQFVGLYGTEPRIQLNDVFKSMTDIRDFVASERDKLNENDQAFLTVSMKIDSDTRMGIVTDLKQELRKASALKVSYASHKTDKMQ
- a CDS encoding alkaline phosphatase, with the protein product MRRVLLFAIGLLLCSFTWAQKETPPKYIFFFIGDGMGISQVNSAEVYLQTTTKSNARLSFTTFPEVGFATTFAANRYITCSAAAGTALATGSKTNINYIGINPQKDTLISFASELKNRGFAVGIITSVSVDHATPACFYAHVDDRNKYYEIGTHLTKSGFDFFAGSTLLRPSGPKGDLYAMAKKSGYKIFLGPNKIDSIRVSKGPAVWLATADSSMSSLTSEIDRGVDDITLPQFTKAAIAKLEKQGSFFLMAEGGKIDWSCHSNDAAGAIHEVLDFSSAIEVALEFYKKHPDQTLIVVTADHETGGFSLGNNANHYDSYIHRLSGQKMSYDLLVNIMEKEVFSQPDAASGFEKALEILKVQTALGDSTKGLKLVNADIENLRNAYNETLKGRTNPKPMYSKSSKFIATAIGLLNKKAGIGWTSGSHTGLPVPVFAIGCGANRFSSFMDNTDIPKNILQLTIPKR
- a CDS encoding DUF6175 family protein; translated protein: MGKKIGTFALLLIIVLGFALSGFSQAKKPTIMVVPSDVWCNKNGYMLEFDNQGAKVKVADYKAALQDNADLLLVISKINELMASRGFPLKNLESALKSLENESAESAMLSSKTGAGVVESPIDKLKKVAKADIWLQVTWVANQTGPKKSVTFNLQGLDAYSDKQVAGASGTGQPSFSAELPVLLEEAVLSHIDNFNVQLQSHFDDMFANGREVKMLVKLFDSSADDLETEYTVNGETLELVDAIDKWLDDNCKGGRYSRSDATATMARYEQVRIPMTKVDANGKERAIDTRNFVSDLRKYLSGAPFNLTSKVYQRGLGEAWLIIGEK
- a CDS encoding DUF1987 domain-containing protein, which gives rise to MNSIFLKGTSQYPDITLDKATGRFEFSGNSIPEDAKEFFSPLFEWLDEYIANPNQETVVYFKMSYYNTPSSKMFFHIFKKLELLKQKGNVVRVKWTYTEEDMDMRDAGHDFAENTTVPVELIVIPEED